The following proteins are encoded in a genomic region of Populus trichocarpa isolate Nisqually-1 chromosome 13, P.trichocarpa_v4.1, whole genome shotgun sequence:
- the LOC112323249 gene encoding uncharacterized protein LOC112323249, whose translation MLKMMLACCKVYISESRNKVALESIERAAKLFPEAPIVNKFEDVTYNRVGYTLVSSLAPKPSLDSCPLKGVVLAMVKAALETIDFGLHCGSHPRLGVVDHICFHPLAQSSLDQAAGIAKSLAVDAGSSLQVPTFLYGAANVEGRTLDSIRRELGYFKPNSGNQWAGGPKSESLPLKPDEGPAQVNQTKGVLVIGATRWVDNYNVPVFSTDIAAVRRIAKRVSGRGGGLPSVQAMALAHGDDVIEVACNLLEPSNVGGEMVQQEVERLAKEEGMAVGKGYFTDFSQDKIIENYLKFCPLM comes from the exons ATGTTGAAGATGATGCTTGCTTGCTGTAAGGTATACATATCTGAAAGCAGAAACAAAGTGGCATTGGAATCAATTGAAAGAGCTGCAAAGCTATTCCCTGAAGCACCTATTGTTAATAAGTTTGAAGATGTGACTTATAATAGAGTTGGCTACACTCTTGTCTCGAGTTTGGCTCCAAAACCATCTTTAGACTCATGTCCTTTGAAGGGTGTTGTGCTTGCGATGGTTAAAGCTGCTCTGGAAACTATTGATTTCGGATTGCATTGTGGAAGTCATCCCCGGCTTGGTGTTGTTGATCACATTTGCTTTCATCCCTTGGCTCAATCATCTTTAGACCAGGCAGCTGGGATTGCAAAGTCTCTGGCAGTGGACGCTGGCTCTAGTCTTCAAG TCCCCACATTTCTATATGGAGCTGCCAATGTTGAAGGGAGAACACTCGATTCAATCAGAAGAGAGCTGGGTTATTTCAAGCCAAATTCTGGAAACCAATGGGCAGGTGGGCCAAAATCAGAGTCCTTGCCACTGAAGCCAGATGAAGGTCCAGCTCAAGTGAATCAAACAAAAGGTGTTCTTGTAATTGGAGCAACCAGGTGGGTTGATAACTACAATGTCCCTGTCTTCTCCACTGATATTGCTGCTGTTCGTAGAATTGCAAAACGTGTTAGTGGGAGAGGAGGCGGGCTTCCTTCAGTTCAAGCAATGGCACTTGCACATGGTGATGATGTCATTGAGGTTGCTTGTAACTTGTTGGAACCAAGTAATGTGGGAGGAGAGATGGTTCAGCAAGAAGTTGAGAGACTCGCAAAGGAGGAGGGTATGGCTGTGGGGAAGGGATATTTTACAGATTTCTCAcaggataaaataattgaaaattacttGAAGTTTTGTCCCCTAATG
- the LOC7494428 gene encoding uncharacterized protein LOC7494428, with translation MNSQSQLSSIEDIFDSSLNLEETHFKEGYNEGYSQGLMSGKEEAEQTGLKMGFEIGEELGFYRGCVDVWNSAILVDPTRFSTRLKESIKKMEELIEKYPVLDPEDERVNEFMDSLRLKFRVIRAGLGVKLEYDGYPKPKEIEF, from the coding sequence ATGAATTCTCAATCTCAATTAAGCTCCATTGAAGACATCTTCGATTCCTCACTAAATTTAGAGGAAACCCATTTCAAGGAAGGCTACAATGAAGGCTACAGCCAAGGGTTAATGTCTGGAAAAGAAGAAGCGGAACAAACGGGCCTGAAAATGGGCTTTGAAATCGGTGAAGAACTCGGGTTTTATCGTGGCTGTGTTGATGTATGGAATTCTGCTATTCTTGTTGACCCGACCCGGTTCTCTACCCGGTTGAAGGAGTCTATTAAGAAGATGGAGGAGTTGATTGAGAAATACCCGGTTTTGGACCCGGAAGATGAGAGAGTGAATGAGTTTATGGATAGTTTGAGGTTGAAGTTTCGGGTCATAAGGGCGGGTTTGGGTGTGAAATTGGAGTATGATGGGTACCCAAAACCAAAGGAAATCGAGTTTTGA
- the LOC7494430 gene encoding uncharacterized protein LOC7494430 isoform X1, with product MAMGGSHKGNGNGNRGKPYGLMLLLAFGAALLGVMVLHKLRERRIFNLLVEEKGQELISLQLLLQKEGQRSREMKRKTEEMKAKIYSLRIQKMELDRRLLEMQSTIGSMKDEQKIMESALEEKQSEIKMLRETNKGAEKETLQMEVLRESLKQKEAEIEDLKHRLEYPAKIWSVSTDDPSSPSVNRTVTLNMISENKIEAGKSEEEVLLQESANDSNGLNSTKGNGGNTTSINQEQVGDTATVENASESKVAIPDRTEEPREEQLQMLEGSRNGRAIGITNDQVNKSESSQEKGTSGSGEENNASNATETNVSRIGRVSKITDADNEEKSKDGEEHKVTRDGKLELENVLEAEGHQETFRGGVKLKMMDNSRNTRREKYRHASRVRGKRGEMGTRNRLLEIRNHENNGAEKMRSRKSPTDDQGRLMDREEGRASNDGKTEEIRKAVDSSDGKTMEHQNHEDSKDLQNKLGKDGTNHQMSEDHETLKRLRIAHDSKELTNGSLDGQPGNIRSNDRKESLDKGQQHEDRQQASGTQESRNSSIMNNKENSNEQVKLIRKHEKQEQTEDSDTEQETDGGAGYFYKDSFSDFEEDKEEYREETDESEF from the exons ATGGCTATGGGGGGTTCCCACAAAGGAAACGGCAATGGAAATAGAGGGAAGCCATATGGGTTGATGTTGCTTTTAGCATTTGGGGCTGCTTTGCTTGGCGTTATGGTGCTACACAAGCTCAGAGAGAGGCGCATCTTCAACCTCCTTGTCGAAGAGAAGGGCCAAGAGCTCATTTCCCTTCAGCTTCTCTTGCAG AAGGAAGGACAACGCAGCAGAGAAATGAAGAGGAAGACCGAAGAGATGAAAGCAAAGATTTACTCTCTAAGAATCCAAAAGATGGAGCTCGACAGGCGGCTTCTGGAGATGCAGTCTACGATTGGTTCTATGAAGGATGAACAAAAGATTATGGAGTCTGCACTCGAGGAGAAGCAAAGTGAGATCAAAATGCTAAGAGAGACGAACAAAGGTGCGGAGAAAGAAACTCTTCAAATGGAAGTACTTAGAGAAAGTCTGAAACAAAAGGAAGCTGAAATTGAGGATTTGAAGCACCGTCTTGAATACCCAGCTAAGATATGGTCGGTCAGCACAGATGACCCATCGAGCCCATCTGTAAACAGGACTGTGACCTTGAATATGATAAGCGAGAATAAGATAGAGGCTGGAAAGAGTGAAGAAGAGGTTCTGTTGCAAGAATCTGCAAATGATAGTAATGGTTTGAATTCAACAAAGGGTAACGGAGGCAACACTACATCCATCAATCAAGAACAGGTGGGTGATACTGCCACAGTTGAAAATGCAAGTGAAAGCAAGGTAGCAATTCCTGACAGGACAGAAGAGCCCAGAGAAGAGCAGTTGCAGATGCTTGAAGGCTCCAGAAATGGAAGAGCCATTGGAATTACTAATGATCAAGTGAACAAAAGTGAAAGTTCTCAAGAGAAGGGCACTTCTGGTTCGGGAGAGGAAAATAATGCTTCAAATGCAACTGAGACGAACGTGAGCAGGATTGGAAGAGTATCAAAAATTACAGATGCAGATAATGAAGAGAAATCAAAGGATGGTGAAGAGCATAAAGTCACCCGAGATGGGAAGCTGGAACTCGAAAATGTTCTGGAGGCAGAAGGTCATCAAGAAACTTTTAGGGGTGGTGTGAAGTTGAAAATGATGGACAACTCCAGAAATACGAGGAGGGAGAAATACCGCCATGCTAGCAGAGTAAGAGGAAAGAGAGGGGAAATGGGTACCAGGAATAGGCTGCTGGAGATTAGAAATCATGAAAACAATGGGGCTGAGAAGATGAGAAGTAGGAAGTCTCCTACTGATGATCAAGGAAGACTGATGGACAGAGAAGAGGGAAGAGCGTCCAATGATGGAAAAACAGAAGAAATAAGAAAGGCAGTGGATTCTTCTGATGGCAAAACAATGGAGCATCAAAACCATGAAGACTCTAAAGATCTGCAAAACAAACTGGGGAAAGATGGTACAAATCACCAGATGAGTGAAGACCATGAGACATTGAAAAGGCTCCGGATAGCTCATGACAGCAAAGAGCTGACAAATGGAAGCCTTGATGGCCAGCCTGGTAACATCAGAAGCAATGACAGGAAAGAGAGCCTGGATAAAGGCCAACAACATGAAGATCGACAACAAGCCAGTGGCACGCAAGAAAGCAGAAACAGCAGCATTatgaacaacaaagaaaacagtAATGAACAAGTGAAACTAATCAGAAAGCATGAAAAGCAAGAACAAACAGAGGATTCAGATACAGAACAGGAGACAGATGGAGGAGCTGGATATTTTTACAAGGACTCATTTTCTGAttttgaagaagataaagaagAGTACAGAGAGGAAACGGACGAGTCCGAGTTCTAG
- the LOC7494430 gene encoding uncharacterized protein LOC7494430 isoform X2 has translation MIMVKNTQKKEGQRSREMKRKTEEMKAKIYSLRIQKMELDRRLLEMQSTIGSMKDEQKIMESALEEKQSEIKMLRETNKGAEKETLQMEVLRESLKQKEAEIEDLKHRLEYPAKIWSVSTDDPSSPSVNRTVTLNMISENKIEAGKSEEEVLLQESANDSNGLNSTKGNGGNTTSINQEQVGDTATVENASESKVAIPDRTEEPREEQLQMLEGSRNGRAIGITNDQVNKSESSQEKGTSGSGEENNASNATETNVSRIGRVSKITDADNEEKSKDGEEHKVTRDGKLELENVLEAEGHQETFRGGVKLKMMDNSRNTRREKYRHASRVRGKRGEMGTRNRLLEIRNHENNGAEKMRSRKSPTDDQGRLMDREEGRASNDGKTEEIRKAVDSSDGKTMEHQNHEDSKDLQNKLGKDGTNHQMSEDHETLKRLRIAHDSKELTNGSLDGQPGNIRSNDRKESLDKGQQHEDRQQASGTQESRNSSIMNNKENSNEQVKLIRKHEKQEQTEDSDTEQETDGGAGYFYKDSFSDFEEDKEEYREETDESEF, from the exons ATGATTATGGTTAAAAACACTCAGAAA AAGGAAGGACAACGCAGCAGAGAAATGAAGAGGAAGACCGAAGAGATGAAAGCAAAGATTTACTCTCTAAGAATCCAAAAGATGGAGCTCGACAGGCGGCTTCTGGAGATGCAGTCTACGATTGGTTCTATGAAGGATGAACAAAAGATTATGGAGTCTGCACTCGAGGAGAAGCAAAGTGAGATCAAAATGCTAAGAGAGACGAACAAAGGTGCGGAGAAAGAAACTCTTCAAATGGAAGTACTTAGAGAAAGTCTGAAACAAAAGGAAGCTGAAATTGAGGATTTGAAGCACCGTCTTGAATACCCAGCTAAGATATGGTCGGTCAGCACAGATGACCCATCGAGCCCATCTGTAAACAGGACTGTGACCTTGAATATGATAAGCGAGAATAAGATAGAGGCTGGAAAGAGTGAAGAAGAGGTTCTGTTGCAAGAATCTGCAAATGATAGTAATGGTTTGAATTCAACAAAGGGTAACGGAGGCAACACTACATCCATCAATCAAGAACAGGTGGGTGATACTGCCACAGTTGAAAATGCAAGTGAAAGCAAGGTAGCAATTCCTGACAGGACAGAAGAGCCCAGAGAAGAGCAGTTGCAGATGCTTGAAGGCTCCAGAAATGGAAGAGCCATTGGAATTACTAATGATCAAGTGAACAAAAGTGAAAGTTCTCAAGAGAAGGGCACTTCTGGTTCGGGAGAGGAAAATAATGCTTCAAATGCAACTGAGACGAACGTGAGCAGGATTGGAAGAGTATCAAAAATTACAGATGCAGATAATGAAGAGAAATCAAAGGATGGTGAAGAGCATAAAGTCACCCGAGATGGGAAGCTGGAACTCGAAAATGTTCTGGAGGCAGAAGGTCATCAAGAAACTTTTAGGGGTGGTGTGAAGTTGAAAATGATGGACAACTCCAGAAATACGAGGAGGGAGAAATACCGCCATGCTAGCAGAGTAAGAGGAAAGAGAGGGGAAATGGGTACCAGGAATAGGCTGCTGGAGATTAGAAATCATGAAAACAATGGGGCTGAGAAGATGAGAAGTAGGAAGTCTCCTACTGATGATCAAGGAAGACTGATGGACAGAGAAGAGGGAAGAGCGTCCAATGATGGAAAAACAGAAGAAATAAGAAAGGCAGTGGATTCTTCTGATGGCAAAACAATGGAGCATCAAAACCATGAAGACTCTAAAGATCTGCAAAACAAACTGGGGAAAGATGGTACAAATCACCAGATGAGTGAAGACCATGAGACATTGAAAAGGCTCCGGATAGCTCATGACAGCAAAGAGCTGACAAATGGAAGCCTTGATGGCCAGCCTGGTAACATCAGAAGCAATGACAGGAAAGAGAGCCTGGATAAAGGCCAACAACATGAAGATCGACAACAAGCCAGTGGCACGCAAGAAAGCAGAAACAGCAGCATTatgaacaacaaagaaaacagtAATGAACAAGTGAAACTAATCAGAAAGCATGAAAAGCAAGAACAAACAGAGGATTCAGATACAGAACAGGAGACAGATGGAGGAGCTGGATATTTTTACAAGGACTCATTTTCTGAttttgaagaagataaagaagAGTACAGAGAGGAAACGGACGAGTCCGAGTTCTAG
- the LOC7497397 gene encoding uncharacterized protein LOC7497397, with protein MATLAAAAAARQAATLSRISSPKSPARVAALIHRRGLAGAADHHGPSRINCWQDPMSPSKWKEEHFVIVSLSGWGLAFYGGYKFFTGGKGKEEEKVVEAAH; from the exons atGGCTACATTAGCGGCGGCTGCAGCAGCTCGACAAGCCGCTACTCTCTCTCGAATCTCCTCTCCCAAGTCACCAGCTCGAGTCGCCGCTCTCATCCACCGCCGCGGCCTCGCCGGCGCTGCAG ACCACCATGGGCCATCGAGGATTAACTGCTGGCAAGATCCAATGAGCCCATCTAAATGGAAGGAAGAGCAT TTTGTTATCGTTTCTTTAAGTGGTTGGGGTTTAGCCTTCTATGGGGGATACAAGTTCTTCACAGGAGGCAAGGGGAAGGAGGAAGAG AAAGTGGTAGAAGCAGCACACTGA
- the LOC7494431 gene encoding QWRF motif-containing protein 3, with product MKNTENEPFLLSSDQSLKPRRPKSREVSSRFLSPTSPSHNNGTPSPNQGSSSPRRPKPSSDGRKHRSLDDPGFIRGLWPSSSPSQSSNNQNNQGTLADHLGNARLKDLLDHKKDEKPTKSSSVFSLGRQRSTGTVFGRVENDKEKESTKENHRPILGGSARYTGKFHFPGKSSSSSSSSSSNSSSNNNHVYVPGRLSVDENALYKNSKEVGASRRNSDIFEDNLESEISECSDKHSGNDLFSPTLGRSSRKSGVEVSSKYMNDIPTRPRRWTTDANAQTAVSLESSPKMKKLTMKNVIKRANSLTGYGSATSQWALSPGRSGSPPMSVESKEKLMSFSNLKPPSNPSRTKGVEKLLNMGLDLFKGKKSLSSSSLLSGSGNVENIHQLRMLHNRLMQWRYANVRAATVNLNINKQVENNLLWVLDSLSKLRLSVAQRRLKLQKEKLKMKLDFVLHSQIKLLEAWGDMERQHLSSVSKTKECLHSVVCRVPLIEGAEVDPQSASIALRHASDLSASIKSALSSFSPSAEQTVALLSQLAEVVAQEKLLVEECLELLQTVSALQIQEKSLKCYIIQFNSKQQQPQQQEQQSQLQETPS from the exons ATGAAGAATACTGAAAATGAACCGTTTCTGCTCTCATCAGATCAATCTCTCAAACCAAGAAGACCCAAGTCTCGGGAAGTAAGCTCCAGGTTTCTCTCGCCAACCTCACCTTCACATAACAATGGAACCCCATCTCCAAACCAAGGTTCCTCATCACCACGTCGCCCTAAACCCTCCTCTGATGGTCGAAAGCATCGGAGCCTTGATGATCCTGGATTCATTCGAGGCCTTTGGCCTTCTTCGTCGCCTTCACAATCatcaaacaaccaaaacaatCAAGGCACTCTAGCAGATCATCTTGGAAATGCAAGATTGAAAGATTTGTTAGACCACAAGAAAGATGAAAAACCCACGAAGAGTAGCAGTGTGTTTTCACTTGGTAGGCAAAGGAGTACTGGTACTGTGTTTGGTagggttgaaaatgataaagagaaagagagcacaaaagaaaatcatagaCCAATTCTTGGAGGATCTGCGAGATACACAGGGAAatttcactttccgggaaaatcttcttcttcatcgtcATCATCCTCCTCGAATTCATCGTCTAATAACAATCATGTTTATGTTCCTGGAAGATTATCTGTTGATGAAAATGCCCTTTATAAAAATTCGAAAGAAGTTGGTGCATCTCGGAGAAATTCGGATATATTTGAGGATAATCTCGAGTCAGAAATATCCGAGTGTAGTGATAAACATTCAGGAAATGATCTTTTTTCTCCAACTTTAGGAAGAAGTTCTAGGAAATCTGGTGTAGAGGTCTCTTCTAAATATATGAATGATATACCAACAAGGCCACGGAGATGGACAACGGATGCTAATGCTCAAACTGCAGTATCATTAGAGTCTTCTCCAAAAATGAAGAAACTTACAATGAAGAATGTGATTAAGAGAGCTAATTCACTTACGGGGTATGGGAGTGCCACATCCCAGTGGGCCTTGTCACCAGGGCGATCAGGGTCACCGCCGATGTCAGTGGAAAGCAAGGAAAAGCTGATGTCCTTTTCAAATTTGAAACCGCCATCAAATCCGTCGAGGACTAAAGGTGTTGAGAAATTGCTGAATATGGGTCTGGACTTGTTTAAGGGTAAGAAATCTCTGTCATCTAGTTCATTGCTCTCAGGATCTGGGAATGTTGAGAACATTCATCAGCTAAGAATGCTTCATAATCGGCTGATGCAATGGCGGTATGCAAATGTTAGAGCTGCTACTGTGAACTTGAACATAAATAAGCAAGTGGAG AACAATCTGTTATGGGTGCTGGATAGTCTTTCAAAGCTTCGACTTTCTGTCGCACAAAGGAGATTAAAGCTTCAGAAGGAAAAGCTCAAGATGAAGCTAGACTTTGTACTTCACTCTCAA ATCAAATTGTTGGAAGCTTGGGGAGACATGGAAAGGCAGCACTTATCTTCAGTTTCAAAGACTAAAGAGTGTTTACATTCTGTTGTTTGCAGAGTTCCCCTCATTGAAGGTGCAGAG GTTGATCCACAATCAGCTTCCATCGCACTACGACATGCATCAGATCTCTCAGCGTCCATCAAGTCAGCATTATCTTCATTTTCACCCTCA GCTGAGCAGACTGTTGCACTTCTCTCACAATTAGCAGAGGTGGTTGCACAAGAGAAACTACTCGTGGAAGAATGCCTAGAACTTCTTCAGACAGTATCTGCACTACAG ATACAAGAGAAAAGTTTGAAGTGCTATATAATCCAGTTTAATTCGAAGCAACAACAACCGCAGCAGCAAGAACAACAATCACAGCTACAAGAAACCCCTTCTTAG